The following coding sequences are from one Prochlorococcus sp. MIT 0604 window:
- the purE gene encoding 5-(carboxyamino)imidazole ribonucleotide mutase, protein MSELNSKDIYKIAVVMGSDSDLKTLKPAIDILREFGIKTEVSILSAHRTPIEMMEYAKNAESENIKVIIAGAGGAAHLPGMLASITCIPVIGVPVESKTLKGIDSLLSIVQMPAGIPVATVAINGGQNAGLLAIEMISLFDESIKKNLKEFRENLHSQVRTKNSKLSNIGPNNYLQNN, encoded by the coding sequence TTGTCAGAATTGAATTCTAAAGATATTTATAAAATTGCTGTCGTAATGGGTAGTGATTCAGATCTAAAAACATTGAAACCAGCCATTGATATTTTAAGAGAATTTGGAATAAAAACTGAAGTTTCTATACTTTCTGCACATCGAACACCTATTGAAATGATGGAATATGCAAAAAATGCAGAATCAGAAAACATAAAAGTAATAATTGCCGGAGCTGGGGGTGCTGCTCATCTTCCAGGAATGCTGGCATCCATAACGTGCATTCCTGTAATTGGCGTGCCAGTAGAGAGTAAGACACTTAAGGGGATTGACTCTCTTTTATCAATCGTTCAAATGCCCGCTGGAATTCCAGTTGCAACAGTTGCAATTAATGGAGGTCAGAATGCTGGATTATTGGCAATAGAGATGATCAGTTTATTTGATGAATCCATAAAGAAAAATTTGAAAGAATTCAGAGAAAATCTACATTCACAGGTAAGAACTAAAAATAGTAAGTTATCAAATATTGGACCTAACAATTATCTTCAAAATAATTGA
- the ndhI gene encoding NAD(P)H-quinone oxidoreductase subunit I produces MKNFLQQINSYIKEAFNAGKYLYNGLSVTFDHLRRRPVTVQYPYEKLIPSERYRGRIHYEFDKCIACEVCVRVCPINLPVVDWVMNKETKKKELRNYSIDFGVCIFCGNCVEYCPTNCLSMTEEYELATFDRHNLNFDNVALGRLPTNVTTDPSVKPLRELAYLPKGVMDPHEIPSSDTRVGKLPEEVYDWMRPESNENKDKVSNPNN; encoded by the coding sequence ATGAAAAATTTCCTTCAACAAATAAATAGCTATATCAAAGAAGCATTTAATGCTGGCAAATATTTATATAATGGCCTATCAGTTACTTTTGATCATCTTCGAAGAAGACCTGTTACTGTCCAATATCCATATGAAAAATTAATACCCTCTGAAAGGTATAGAGGGAGAATACATTATGAATTTGATAAATGTATTGCTTGTGAAGTTTGCGTGAGGGTATGCCCCATAAATTTACCAGTAGTTGATTGGGTAATGAATAAAGAAACCAAAAAAAAGGAACTTAGAAATTATTCTATAGACTTTGGAGTTTGTATATTTTGCGGAAATTGTGTTGAATATTGTCCAACGAATTGCCTTTCAATGACTGAAGAATATGAATTAGCTACTTTTGACAGACACAATCTAAATTTTGATAATGTTGCACTTGGTAGGTTACCTACAAACGTCACTACAGATCCTTCAGTTAAACCTCTAAGAGAACTTGCCTATCTTCCTAAAGGTGTAATGGACCCTCATGAAATCCCATCTTCAGATACTAGAGTTGGTAAATTACCTGAAGAAGTCTATGATTGGATGAGACCAGAATCCAACGAAAATAAAGATAAAGTTTCTAATCCAAACAATTAA
- the rsmH gene encoding 16S rRNA (cytosine(1402)-N(4))-methyltransferase RsmH, translating to MQTDLSDSSFFNHKSVMTDEIMASLEHYPLIHNNQLKGIDATLGGGGHSYHLLRKYTDLNIIGLDQDPFARKSASKKLDEFKNRLDIRSTNFADFMPKEKVSFVIADLGVNSNQIDDPKRGFSFQKDGPLDMRMNPFLEVDAEKLIEALNEKDLANLIYKYGEERLSRKIARKIKMDLKENGKYSGTKELAYSIAGCFPPKQRYKKIHPATRTFQALRIAVNKEIEVLEKFLQVVPEWILPGGIISIISFHSLEDRLVKNSFKNDQRLKNLTKKPITPSEQEVELNKRARSGKLRIAQLK from the coding sequence ATGCAAACTGACCTATCTGATTCATCTTTTTTCAATCATAAATCAGTTATGACAGATGAGATTATGGCCTCATTAGAGCATTACCCATTAATCCATAACAACCAACTTAAAGGAATAGACGCAACTTTAGGCGGAGGCGGGCACTCTTATCATTTATTAAGAAAATATACGGATTTAAATATAATTGGACTTGATCAAGATCCATTCGCAAGAAAATCAGCATCAAAAAAACTTGATGAATTTAAAAATAGGCTTGATATTAGGTCTACAAATTTTGCGGATTTTATGCCAAAAGAAAAAGTTTCTTTTGTGATTGCAGATCTTGGAGTAAATAGCAACCAAATTGATGACCCTAAAAGAGGATTTAGTTTTCAAAAAGATGGTCCGCTTGATATGCGCATGAATCCTTTTCTTGAGGTTGATGCAGAGAAATTAATTGAGGCTTTAAATGAAAAAGATCTAGCTAACCTAATTTATAAATATGGAGAAGAGAGATTATCAAGAAAGATTGCTCGGAAAATTAAAATGGATTTGAAAGAAAATGGGAAATATTCTGGGACAAAAGAATTAGCCTATTCTATTGCAGGCTGCTTTCCACCAAAACAAAGATATAAAAAAATACACCCAGCAACAAGAACATTTCAAGCACTAAGAATTGCTGTAAATAAAGAAATTGAAGTATTAGAAAAATTTTTGCAAGTTGTCCCTGAATGGATTTTGCCAGGAGGTATTATTTCTATTATTAGTTTTCATTCCCTGGAGGATAGGTTAGTTAAAAATTCTTTTAAGAATGATCAAAGACTAAAAAACCTGACAAAAAAGCCAATAACTCCTTCAGAACAAGAAGTCGAACTTAATAAAAGAGCTAGAAGTGGAAAATTAAGAATTGCTCAATTAAAATAA
- the bchM gene encoding magnesium protoporphyrin IX methyltransferase: MTSNKIIEKSEVREYFNGTGFERWNKIYSKSDEINTVQKNIRKGHQKTVDDVVSYIKNYPELTKKSYCDAGCGVGSLSIPLLRLGIKELQVSDISSEMIKETKKRIHELGLSQGKIKYEVCDLEKLKGLFDVVVCLDVFIHYPQPVAEEMVQHLCDLSKEKLIVSFAPYTPVLAILKNIGKLFPGPSKTTRAYTLKEKGIINAAKERGFKVVKKKLNQAPFYFSKLIEFEKIK, translated from the coding sequence ATGACGTCAAATAAGATTATCGAAAAAAGTGAAGTAAGAGAGTATTTTAATGGTACTGGCTTTGAAAGATGGAATAAAATTTATAGCAAATCTGATGAAATTAATACAGTTCAGAAAAATATTAGGAAAGGACATCAAAAAACTGTAGATGATGTAGTCTCATATATCAAAAATTATCCTGAACTAACAAAAAAAAGTTATTGTGATGCAGGCTGTGGTGTAGGAAGTCTTTCCATACCTTTATTAAGACTTGGTATAAAAGAACTACAGGTGAGCGATATTTCTTCTGAAATGATTAAAGAAACAAAAAAACGCATTCATGAATTAGGTTTGAGTCAAGGTAAAATTAAATATGAAGTCTGTGATCTGGAAAAATTAAAAGGATTATTTGATGTTGTAGTTTGTTTGGATGTATTTATTCATTATCCTCAACCGGTCGCAGAAGAAATGGTCCAACATCTATGCGATTTAAGCAAAGAAAAACTAATCGTTAGCTTTGCTCCTTATACTCCAGTTCTTGCTATTCTAAAAAATATTGGAAAATTATTTCCTGGGCCAAGTAAAACTACAAGGGCATATACATTGAAAGAAAAGGGTATTATTAATGCTGCTAAAGAAAGAGGATTTAAAGTTGTTAAAAAGAAATTAAATCAAGCTCCTTTTTATTTTTCAAAACTAATTGAATTCGAAAAAATTAAATAA
- a CDS encoding rhodanese-like domain-containing protein, with protein sequence MESYPKSINASTLNDWYNSEKEDPVLIDVREQTELEIARFSKEFLHIPISKVTSENVEEIFAGLLDREIVVTCHAGIRSYNFCQWCLDKNIVSEIWNLEEGIDGWSRYVDPSIPRY encoded by the coding sequence TTGGAAAGTTATCCAAAATCTATAAATGCTTCTACTCTCAATGATTGGTATAATTCCGAGAAAGAAGATCCAGTTTTGATTGATGTAAGAGAACAGACAGAGCTTGAAATAGCTCGTTTCTCAAAAGAATTTTTACATATACCAATTAGTAAAGTCACATCTGAAAATGTTGAAGAAATATTCGCTGGTTTATTAGACAGAGAAATTGTAGTTACCTGTCATGCAGGAATAAGAAGTTATAACTTTTGTCAGTGGTGCTTAGATAAAAATATTGTGAGCGAAATATGGAATTTAGAGGAGGGTATTGATGGATGGAGTAGATATGTTGACCCATCAATTCCTAGGTATTGA
- the nuoH gene encoding NADH-quinone oxidoreductase subunit NuoH: protein MEYGLDLEYSFNEFLKGFGLSSEIAHIIWLPLPMLLVLVAAVVGVLVTVWLERKISAAAQQRIGPEYAGALGVLQPIADGLKLLVKEDIIPAKADGILFTAGPILVLIPVILSWLIVPFGQNLLISNVGIGIFLWIALSSIQPIGLLMSGYASNNKYSLLGGLRAAAQSISYEIPLALSVLAIVLMTNSLSTIDIVNQQSGAGILSWNIWRQPVGFIVFWICALAECERLPFDLPEAEEELVAGYQTEYAGMKFALFYLGSYINLILSALLVSILYLGGWGFPIPVELIAKFLNLPINAPFIQVFTASIGIVMTVLKAYLLVFIAILLRWTTPRVRIDQLLDLGWKFLLPISLANLLITAGLKLAFPQFFGG from the coding sequence TTGGAATACGGATTAGATCTCGAATATAGTTTTAATGAATTCTTAAAGGGTTTTGGCCTTTCCAGCGAAATCGCTCATATAATCTGGCTCCCTCTCCCTATGCTTTTGGTTTTGGTGGCGGCAGTAGTTGGAGTGTTAGTAACAGTTTGGCTTGAAAGAAAAATATCTGCTGCTGCTCAACAAAGAATAGGTCCTGAATATGCGGGAGCGCTTGGTGTCCTTCAACCAATTGCAGATGGTCTTAAGTTACTTGTAAAAGAAGATATTATTCCTGCTAAAGCAGATGGAATTCTGTTCACTGCAGGACCTATATTAGTTCTAATTCCAGTAATTCTGTCCTGGCTAATTGTTCCTTTTGGACAAAACCTTTTAATAAGCAACGTTGGTATTGGAATTTTCCTATGGATCGCTTTAAGCAGTATCCAGCCAATTGGACTTCTCATGAGCGGATATGCATCAAATAATAAGTATTCTTTATTAGGAGGTTTAAGAGCAGCAGCTCAATCAATAAGTTATGAAATTCCTTTAGCTTTATCTGTACTGGCTATAGTACTAATGACAAATTCTCTAAGCACTATTGACATTGTCAACCAACAAAGTGGTGCAGGAATCCTAAGTTGGAATATATGGCGACAACCAGTTGGTTTTATAGTCTTTTGGATTTGTGCTCTTGCAGAATGTGAGAGACTTCCTTTTGACTTGCCTGAAGCTGAAGAAGAATTAGTTGCAGGATATCAAACTGAATATGCAGGAATGAAATTCGCATTGTTCTACCTTGGTAGTTACATTAATTTAATCCTTTCAGCTTTATTGGTATCAATACTTTATCTAGGAGGATGGGGTTTTCCTATTCCAGTTGAATTAATAGCTAAGTTTCTAAATTTGCCAATTAATGCACCCTTCATACAAGTTTTCACTGCATCAATAGGAATTGTAATGACTGTATTGAAAGCTTATCTTTTAGTTTTCATTGCAATTTTATTGCGATGGACAACTCCTAGAGTAAGAATAGATCAACTATTAGATCTAGGATGGAAGTTTCTTCTTCCAATTTCTCTTGCTAATCTTTTGATAACTGCAGGATTAAAACTTGCTTTTCCACAATTCTTTGGTGGTTAA
- a CDS encoding citrate synthase yields the protein MDNKKLILKPGLEGVPVTNSSICDIDGNKGKLLYRGYSIEELSKKSSFLETAYLLIWGELPTAIQLRDFEQEVQMHRRLSFRVRDMMKCFPATGHPMDALQSSAASLGLFYSRRAIDDPNYIYNAVIRLIAKIPTMIAAFQLIRKGQDPIQPRDDLTYSSNFLYMLTEKEQDPIAAKVFDRCLILHAEHSLNASTFSARVTASTLTDPYAVIASAVGTLAGPLHGGANEDVIAMLEEIKTPENAGSFLDNAIKNKSKIMGFGHREYKVKDPRAIILQKLAEELFIRFGADEMYEVAKSLEAEAIPRLGPKGIFPNVDFYSGLVYRKLGIPRDLFTPIFAISRVAGWLAHWREQLGANRIFRPSQIYTGSAPRDWISLENRE from the coding sequence TTGGACAATAAAAAACTAATTTTAAAACCAGGATTAGAGGGTGTCCCAGTTACTAATTCATCTATCTGTGATATTGACGGCAACAAAGGTAAATTATTGTACAGAGGCTACTCAATTGAGGAACTATCCAAAAAAAGCAGTTTTTTAGAAACTGCATACCTATTGATTTGGGGTGAATTGCCCACAGCTATTCAACTTAGAGATTTTGAACAAGAAGTTCAGATGCATCGAAGGTTAAGTTTTAGAGTCAGAGATATGATGAAATGTTTCCCTGCAACAGGTCATCCTATGGATGCTCTTCAATCTAGCGCTGCTTCTTTGGGGCTCTTCTATTCGCGAAGGGCAATAGATGATCCTAATTACATCTACAACGCAGTCATAAGGCTAATAGCAAAAATACCCACAATGATTGCTGCGTTTCAACTTATTAGAAAAGGACAAGACCCAATTCAACCTAGAGATGATCTAACTTACTCATCAAATTTTCTTTACATGCTGACTGAAAAAGAACAAGATCCTATAGCTGCAAAAGTTTTTGATAGGTGTTTAATTCTACATGCCGAACATAGTTTAAACGCCAGTACATTTAGCGCTAGAGTTACTGCAAGCACTCTTACAGACCCATATGCCGTCATCGCCTCTGCAGTAGGAACCCTTGCTGGCCCATTGCATGGAGGAGCAAATGAGGATGTGATTGCAATGTTAGAAGAGATTAAAACCCCAGAAAATGCTGGTTCTTTTTTAGATAACGCAATAAAAAATAAAAGTAAGATAATGGGCTTCGGCCACAGAGAGTATAAAGTCAAAGATCCAAGAGCAATAATTCTTCAAAAACTGGCAGAAGAGCTTTTCATTAGATTTGGAGCAGATGAGATGTATGAAGTTGCTAAATCACTTGAGGCAGAGGCAATACCAAGACTCGGTCCTAAGGGTATATTCCCTAACGTGGACTTTTATTCTGGTCTTGTTTATAGAAAACTTGGTATTCCTCGTGATTTATTTACTCCAATTTTTGCCATATCTAGAGTGGCTGGTTGGTTAGCTCATTGGAGAGAGCAACTTGGAGCAAATAGAATTTTCAGACCATCGCAAATCTACACAGGTTCAGCACCAAGAGATTGGATCAGTCTAGAAAACAGAGAATAA
- a CDS encoding response regulator transcription factor: MNEINQINNELPRKSRILLVDDEPGLRTAVKTFLEDEGFEIFIAVDGEDGWEKAQTIFPDLIISDVMMPRANGYDLLEKIREDEKLGGTPVIFLTAKGMTLDRTEGYLAGVDDYISKPFDPDELAARVKNVINRQERLLKEAARFADIDVSKMAKQITEIKSMLTDQNSTDSENKINIPNFTPREASVLQLVAEGLMNKEIARQLETSIRNVEKYVSRLFIKTGTSSRTELVRYALENHLVK; the protein is encoded by the coding sequence ATGAATGAAATTAATCAAATAAATAATGAACTGCCAAGAAAATCAAGAATTTTATTAGTTGATGATGAGCCTGGTTTAAGAACAGCTGTTAAAACATTTCTAGAAGATGAAGGCTTTGAAATATTTATTGCAGTTGATGGCGAGGATGGTTGGGAAAAAGCTCAAACAATTTTCCCCGATTTGATAATTAGCGATGTTATGATGCCACGAGCCAACGGTTATGATTTATTAGAAAAAATTAGAGAGGATGAAAAATTAGGAGGAACTCCAGTAATTTTTCTAACTGCAAAAGGAATGACCCTAGACAGAACAGAAGGTTATCTTGCAGGAGTTGATGATTATATTTCCAAACCTTTCGATCCCGATGAATTAGCTGCAAGAGTTAAAAATGTAATCAACAGACAAGAACGTTTACTGAAAGAAGCAGCACGATTCGCAGATATTGACGTAAGCAAAATGGCGAAGCAAATTACTGAAATAAAATCTATGCTCACAGACCAAAATTCGACTGATTCAGAAAATAAAATAAATATTCCTAATTTTACTCCAAGAGAAGCAAGTGTACTTCAACTAGTAGCAGAGGGTCTGATGAACAAGGAAATTGCAAGACAGCTTGAAACATCTATTAGAAATGTTGAAAAATATGTAAGTAGACTTTTTATCAAGACAGGTACATCTAGCAGAACAGAACTAGTTCGTTATGCACTTGAAAATCATTTAGTAAAATAG
- the trpB gene encoding tryptophan synthase subunit beta produces MVSTFSRKDQNYRNDDLNQPSKEGRFGKYGGQYVPETLMPALFELEDAASNAWKDKLFVEELNHLLKTYVGRETPLYEAKRLTEHYKNKQATPRIWLKREDLNHTGAHKINNALGQALLAIRMGKKRIIAETGAGQHGVATATVCARFGLKCIIYMGAEDIKRQSLNVFRMKLLGAEVKVVNSGTATLKDATSEAIRDWVSNVETTHYILGSVAGPHPFPKIVRDFHAVIGEETKKQCLESFGSLPDILLACVGGGSNAMGLFHPFVKETSVRLIGVEAAGSGVDTDKHAATITKGSVGILHGSMSLLLQDDNGQVQEAHSISAGLDYPGVGPEHSHLKDIGRAEYGSVTDQEALDALKLVSELEGIIPALETSHAFAWLDKLCPSLEKDTHIVINCSGRGDKDVNTVASSLDI; encoded by the coding sequence GTGGTAAGTACATTTTCTCGCAAAGATCAAAACTATAGAAATGACGATTTAAATCAACCCTCCAAAGAGGGAAGATTTGGAAAATATGGTGGTCAATATGTTCCTGAAACGCTAATGCCCGCTCTTTTTGAGCTTGAAGACGCTGCATCTAATGCATGGAAAGATAAACTTTTTGTAGAAGAATTAAATCATCTACTTAAGACTTATGTAGGAAGAGAAACACCACTTTATGAAGCCAAAAGACTTACTGAACATTACAAAAATAAACAAGCAACTCCTAGAATATGGCTTAAAAGAGAAGATTTAAATCATACTGGGGCTCACAAAATTAATAATGCTCTTGGACAAGCTTTATTGGCAATAAGAATGGGCAAAAAAAGAATAATTGCAGAAACTGGAGCAGGTCAGCATGGGGTTGCTACTGCTACTGTTTGTGCGAGATTTGGCTTGAAATGTATTATCTACATGGGTGCTGAAGACATAAAAAGGCAATCCCTCAACGTTTTCAGAATGAAACTTTTAGGAGCTGAAGTTAAAGTTGTAAATTCTGGAACTGCAACACTTAAGGATGCTACTAGTGAAGCCATTAGAGATTGGGTTTCTAATGTCGAAACCACACACTACATTTTAGGATCTGTTGCAGGCCCACACCCTTTCCCAAAGATTGTGCGAGATTTTCATGCAGTTATAGGTGAAGAAACTAAAAAACAATGTTTGGAATCATTTGGGTCTTTGCCCGATATTTTGCTTGCTTGTGTAGGTGGGGGATCAAATGCAATGGGGCTTTTCCATCCTTTTGTTAAAGAAACTTCTGTGCGTCTTATTGGAGTTGAAGCCGCAGGAAGCGGAGTTGATACTGATAAACATGCTGCCACTATCACTAAAGGGTCAGTTGGAATTTTGCATGGATCAATGAGTCTTCTCTTGCAAGATGATAATGGCCAAGTACAAGAGGCTCACTCAATAAGTGCAGGTTTAGATTACCCTGGAGTGGGACCTGAACATAGCCATTTAAAAGATATAGGTAGAGCAGAATATGGATCAGTCACAGATCAAGAAGCTTTAGACGCTTTAAAACTTGTTAGTGAACTAGAAGGAATTATACCTGCACTTGAAACTTCCCATGCCTTTGCTTGGCTAGATAAATTATGCCCTAGTCTTGAAAAAGATACTCACATAGTTATCAATTGCTCTGGTAGAGGCGACAAAGATGTTAATACTGTTGCATCTTCATTAGATATTTAA
- the cysC gene encoding adenylyl-sulfate kinase produces MKEQNQTKSTNIKWHNLTIDREKLEQMRGHKGMVIWFTGLSGSGKSTLANALNEVLHLDGFSTYVLDGDNIRHGLCKDLGFSDEDREENIRRIGEVANLFMNAGIITITAFVSPFISDRDKVRKIIGSKDFIEVYCAADITVCENRDTKGLYKKARLGEIKEFTGISSPYEAPLNPEIVVETGSLDLNDSVEKIINYLKKENFLNKA; encoded by the coding sequence ATGAAAGAACAAAATCAAACAAAGTCAACCAATATAAAGTGGCACAACTTAACTATTGATAGAGAAAAGTTAGAGCAAATGAGAGGTCATAAAGGTATGGTTATCTGGTTTACAGGTTTATCTGGTTCTGGGAAAAGTACTTTGGCCAACGCTTTAAATGAAGTTTTACACTTAGATGGTTTTTCGACTTATGTGTTGGATGGAGATAATATTAGACACGGTTTATGTAAAGATCTTGGTTTTTCGGATGAAGATAGAGAAGAAAATATAAGAAGAATTGGCGAAGTTGCCAATTTATTTATGAATGCTGGGATAATAACTATTACAGCATTCGTTTCGCCATTTATTAGTGATAGAGATAAGGTGAGAAAAATTATTGGATCTAAAGATTTTATTGAAGTTTATTGTGCTGCTGATATCACAGTTTGCGAAAATAGGGATACTAAAGGTCTTTATAAGAAAGCTCGCTTGGGTGAAATTAAGGAATTCACAGGAATTTCTAGTCCATATGAAGCTCCTCTTAATCCCGAAATTGTTGTTGAAACAGGTTCGTTAGATTTAAATGATTCCGTTGAAAAAATTATTAACTACCTTAAAAAAGAAAACTTTCTTAACAAGGCCTAA
- a CDS encoding translation initiation factor SUI1 encodes MGKKNWIEFDNQEKKSEETAKVDTFNKRSKINISKQKKGKKGKTITLIRGLGTDDEILLKELLKKIKVFCGTGGTLIDRNIQLQGDMVSKSIEFLRKEGFHNL; translated from the coding sequence ATGGGAAAAAAGAATTGGATTGAATTTGATAATCAAGAAAAGAAATCTGAAGAAACAGCTAAGGTAGATACTTTTAATAAAAGATCAAAAATAAATATTTCAAAACAAAAAAAAGGTAAAAAGGGCAAGACTATAACTTTAATTAGAGGTTTAGGCACTGATGATGAAATCTTATTAAAAGAATTACTAAAAAAAATCAAAGTTTTTTGTGGGACTGGAGGAACATTAATTGATAGAAATATCCAGTTACAAGGCGATATGGTATCGAAATCAATTGAGTTTCTTCGTAAAGAGGGATTTCATAATTTATGA
- a CDS encoding cysteine desulfurase family protein: MLSTPILLDYQSSTPCSKDVVDSMKPFWSEIFSNPASKSNLAGIKASAILEASREKIEQNLFLKNKKVIFTSGATESNNLALLGFARNFYKKTGNYGHIITLKTEHKAVLEPLNQLKKEGFMVTEINPGKDGLISEEKFKKNIREDTFLVSIMLANNEIGVIQPVENISKICKSRGITFHSDFAQCLGYIDLDNLLSDVNMITMSSHKIYGPKGIGLLLIDKEMHLEPLIVGGGQEYGLRSGTLPLPLVVGFAKAIEIAVFNQKNNSEKLLFHRNTLLEGLLENNSGLLINGSIEKRLPHNLNLTVLDLKGANFHKLLKSKIICSSGSACSNGEPSHVLLALGRSFKEAESSIRLSIGLSTNSKDIKKAIHILTNTIRSLR, translated from the coding sequence ATGCTATCAACTCCCATACTACTAGATTATCAATCTTCGACTCCTTGCTCTAAAGATGTTGTTGATTCTATGAAACCTTTTTGGAGTGAGATATTTTCTAACCCTGCAAGCAAATCTAATTTGGCGGGGATTAAAGCAAGCGCTATATTGGAAGCCTCAAGAGAAAAAATAGAACAAAATTTATTTCTTAAGAATAAAAAAGTTATTTTTACAAGCGGGGCAACTGAATCTAATAACTTAGCCTTATTAGGTTTTGCTAGAAATTTCTATAAAAAAACAGGAAATTATGGACATATTATTACCTTAAAAACAGAGCATAAGGCCGTTTTGGAGCCCCTAAACCAACTAAAAAAAGAGGGATTTATGGTTACAGAAATTAATCCTGGGAAAGATGGCTTAATTTCAGAAGAAAAATTCAAAAAAAATATAAGAGAAGATACATTTCTGGTGAGTATTATGTTGGCAAATAACGAAATAGGAGTCATCCAGCCTGTAGAGAATATTTCAAAGATATGTAAATCGCGAGGAATAACTTTTCACTCTGATTTTGCACAATGTTTAGGTTATATCGACTTAGACAATCTTTTATCAGATGTAAATATGATAACGATGAGTTCTCACAAAATATATGGTCCTAAAGGGATAGGACTTCTTTTGATTGATAAAGAAATGCATCTTGAACCTTTAATTGTTGGAGGAGGTCAGGAATATGGTCTCAGGTCTGGTACATTACCTCTTCCTTTAGTAGTTGGCTTTGCTAAAGCAATAGAGATAGCAGTTTTTAATCAAAAAAATAATTCTGAGAAATTACTTTTCCATAGAAATACCCTTTTAGAGGGTTTGTTAGAAAATAATTCTGGTTTATTAATTAATGGCTCAATAGAAAAAAGATTACCTCACAATTTAAATTTGACTGTATTGGATCTAAAAGGAGCAAACTTTCATAAACTTTTAAAATCTAAAATAATTTGTTCTAGTGGATCTGCATGTAGTAATGGTGAACCATCTCATGTTTTACTAGCCTTAGGTAGATCTTTCAAAGAAGCAGAATCTTCAATAAGGTTAAGTATTGGATTAAGCACTAATTCAAAAGATATAAAAAAAGCAATTCATATTCTTACAAATACGATCAGATCATTACGCTAG